The stretch of DNA TCCATCCAGACTTTACTGTCGGTCTTGGAGTTGCACCAAGTCAACCACTCTCGTGGCTCGCGGACTATAACCGCCGGTCGGGAATTTCACCCTGCCCTGAAGATACTTATTATTTATTTTCAAACTTATTATATCACAAAAAATAAAATGTTCAAGTGTTTTCGTTATTTTATTGACAGAATAGTTCTTGCCATTGTTTTTTCTAGCTAAATCATTCCCGATACAGGTCCAATTTCTTTTAGCTGGTTAATAGGCACCCTAGTCATTTCATGGGTACATAAAATAGTCACTTGGACCTCTTGGCTTTCATGATCTATCCCTTCAATCCATACAGAATCACCATTATAGGTAACATTGATATTTTCTAGGGAATTCATAATCTTTACTGCTCTTTCATGATCCACTGGGATACACCTCCCTATAGGATAGTATAAATAGGAGAGGTCATTTCTATGCATAGGAATCAAGAAAAAATTGGATTTCATTTTGTTTATCTCTTTTCCTTATGCTATTTCCCCACGATCATAAACCACTTCTCCATTAATTATCGTCATCCTCACTTTACTCCTAAAATCCAAGGGATGATCTTTTATCAATACTAAATCCGCATCTTTACCTACTTCTATACTGCCCACACGATCCTCTATCCCTACGATTTGGGCTGGATATAAAGTAATAGCTCTCAAAGCCTCTAGCTCTTCCATTCCTTCTCGAGTGGCCAGGGCTGCACATACGGGTAAATATTGCACGGGCACAACAGGATGATCAGTAGTTAGGGCTATTCTGACTCCCTTTTTGTTTAGAACCTCTGGAGTCTTAAAGGTAAGATTATTTAATTCTATCTTGGAACGACTACTTAAAGTTGGTCCTACAATAGCATCTAAACCTTCTTCTTTGATAATGTCTGCAATTAAATGTCCCTCTGTACAATGATCTAAGGTCATATTCACATCAAATTCCTTGGCTACTCGAATGGCTGTTAAAATATCATCGGCACGATGGGCATGGGCCTTTAAGGGAATTTCCTTATTTAATACCTTCACTAGGCTTTCCATCTTCATATCCCATTTTGGCTGATCCTTTTCACTTTCTGCCCTTTCTTTTTTCTTTGCATATTCCTTGGCTTCCATCAAGGCTTCTCTTAGCAGGGCTGCTGTAGCCATTCTTGTGACGGGACTTTTTTTCTGAGAGCTATATACTCTCTTAGGGTTTTCTCCAAAGGCACATTTCATCGCTATGGGCTCTTTTAAAAGCATGTCCTCTACTCTTTGTCCATAGGTTTTTACTGCTGCAAATTGTCCTCCAATTACATTGGTACTCCCAGGACCTGTAATGCAAGTGGTGATGCCATTTTCTCTGGCTTCTTGAAAACTTCTGTCCATAGGATTAATAGCATCTATAGCTCGGAGATTAGGGGTGATGGGGTGGGTCATTTCATTACCATCTTCTCCCTCAAATCCCAAACCATCTTCAAATAGTCCGATATGACAATGGGCTTCTATAAATCCCGGTAGGATATTGCCACCTTCAGCATCAATGATCTTGGCATCTAAGGGGGCCACCACATCCTGTCCTACTTCTTTGATCTTCCCCTTTTCTATTAAAATACTTCCCTCTTGGATAATCTCTCCGCTCATCGTCCAAATCTTAGCGTTGCGTATTAAAATCATATGATTCCCATCCCTTCTACTTCTTGTTTTATTTCTTTTCTTAATTTTTGGGATTGTGCTCTTCTTAGAGTAAGTTCCAATTGATCTAAAGCTTTTTCTTTCTCTCCACTTTTAAAATAGGCAATGGTCTTATAATAGGGCAAGGAAACCTGTAGGACTTTATACATAGATCGGTATACAGGTATTCTTTGTTTTTTGTAAATCTTCTTTCTCTCCTCTGCCTTTTCTATAAGTTTAATCGCTAGGTCATATTTTTCTAACTTTAAAGCCATTCGTACATGATCTACCAAAGCATTGGGGTTTTCTTCCTCCTTTAGAACCTCATGGAGATTATCTATTAAATCCTGAGGAATTTCTGTATTGTCCTCTTCCTTAGCCACCAAATATAGACTTAATAGAATACCCTTAATAATCCTTTGAAGTTTAGGTCTTATTTCTAATATTTCCTTTACATCCTCTATGGCTTGTTTTGCCTCTATTTTCCCTAACTCTACGGCAAATAAAAGCTTTTCTATTTGATAGGTCACCTGTCCTTGGGCTTTCAAGTTTTTCCTTTCATAAAATTTGTATTGCTTTTCCATCCTTTTTTCATAAACGCTATCCTTGGCATTTAATAGATATTGTAGACGAAAATATCCATAAATGTAGAGCATAGGAATGGCTAATAAATAAAGAATGGAGTCAGAAAAGAAGCTAATCACAGCAAAAATCATTCCTACAAATAAAAATCGAGAACTTAAATTATACCAAATTCCATAGGCCAATTGATACTGCATAAATTTCCTGTCAAAAATCCTCATTTTTTCCCTCCTTAGTTGTATTCTATCTCTTATATTAATTCTAATCTTTTATGAATTTTCCTTCTTGTTTTTAAAGTTTCAATAAAAAAACCAGGAGGCATTCCTGGTTTTTCAGTTAGGCTATTCACTTTTTTATATTTCCCATTGGCTAGAATAAAACTTGTTTTCTTTCAAAACTTCCTATGATTTTTCCTTTTTTAATTATATAGGGTCTAGATGCTCTAAGACGTAAAGCTTCTTGAACATTAGGGGCATCAATGATATTTAAATCTGCAACATTTCCTACCTCTATACCATACTTCTCCTCGGGAGCAAAAATTCTAGCAGAATTTTTTGTTAGCATATCAAATACTATTCTTGCCGTCTTAGGTGTATTGTATTGAGCCGTATATGCACAAATCAATCCATAATCTAAGGGGTCACCTGTACCATAAAGATGAAAACCATCGCAAATGGTATCTTGAGCTGTTGCCACATTAATACCCATCTCCACCATTTCCCTTATCCTTGTTACCCCTCTAGTCCTGGGTTCACTATCTACACCCATTATGGCTAAGGTTTGGGTATTGGTACAGACATTAAAATCAGCAATCCTTAATATTTCCATAACCTTTTTGGCATGGGAATGATTTTGATAAGCAATAGAAGTACAATGCCCTCCTGTCACCCTACCTTGCATTCCTTCCTCTATAGACCGTACCGCTGTGTATTCTAAAGACCGATCAAACATATCCTTAGATTGGTCCATATGCATATCAATTAAAGCATCATATTTCTTTGCTATCTCAAATACTAATTCCACATGCTTTTTTGCATAGCCATCTAGCCATTCTGCCGCTGGCATACCTCCTACAACATCAGCACCCTTTTCCATTGCTTCCCACATAAGTTTTTCAGTTCCCTCATTATTAAATATGCCCTCTTGGGGAAAAGCCACAATCTGTAGGTCACAAATATCTTTGCATTCTTCCTTGGCTAAAACTACACCTTCTAGTCCTATCAAACCTGCCATATTGTCAATATCTACGTTGGTTCTTATTTTTGTCGTTCCATAAGCAACACACTCTTTTATGGCTCTAACCGCTCTATTTTTGACATCTTCAACAGAATAATTTCTCTTTCTATCATGCATGATTTTGATAGATTCCTCTAAGGTTTCTTCTTTACTATCTCTTGCTACCAGGGATGTATAAGCCTTGTCAAAATGCATGTGGGTATTAACAAAGGTAGGGGTGGCCAACATTCCTTTTGCATCAATGACTTGGCATCCTTCATAGTCTTTTACCTCTATATCTTTTAAGATTTTCTCATATCTGCCTTCATCATTGATAAGAATATCCATGTTTTCATCTACATCAAGTATTTTTGTATTTTTAATTAAGAGCATCATCCTATCCTCCTGTCTTTAAATTTCATTTTCCTCAGTATTCTTTATTCTTGAGATTTATTGGTCTCTACAGGGTTCTTATTTTCTGGTCGTACCAATATATGGGATATCAATAAATTCATCACAATGCCCACAGTAACGGCGATAAAAATATTATTAGACATATACATTCTGCCAAATTCCCCAAAGGTGCTTACCCACGCTGCTCCTGCAGTTGCTGTAAACAAGGGGACAATGACACCTGCCCCAATGGTTGTCCCTGCAATAAGATTATTTTCCATGCTTTGTTTCTCAGACATAATTACTTCAATACCCGAAAACATGATTAAACTGGCACTTATAGCAAATACACCCCCTACTACAGGCCGGGGTATACTGGCAAGCATCATAGCAAGCTTTGGAGAAAGACCATAAAACAAGAACATCACAGCAGCAATCTGAGTAATCAATCTACTGGCTACACCTGTTGCAGCAATGATCCCTATGTTTTGTGTATAGCTTGTTACTGGAAGAGCCCCCAATAAACCAGAGGATATGCAGCCTAACCCCTCAGCAGCTATTCCTTTATTAATATGTTTAACTCGGTAAACTTCTTTGGATATGGCACATGTTGCAGCATAGTCTCCTAAAGACTCAAACATTGAACCAATATATCCAGTAAATCCTCCAATGATGGCTGCACCTAATAATATAAATGGCTTATTTATACCCTCGTATCCCCTAAAAGGAAATAATTTAGGCATGGAAAACCATGGTGTTTCTGCCACTGCAGACCAATCATAACGTCCTAGAGGTGTAGCAATAATGACTCCAACAATGATAACCGCGAATAATACAAAACCATTAGACAGCAATCCTTTAAACCTAAATTTTAAGGTAAGTGCAAGTAAAAAAGCTACAAGAGCCAGTATCAAATCTATTTTATTTGGATTGGTAAATATCCATGTAATGGAGATCCTAGCAGCAACAAAACCTATGACTGTAACAACTGATCCCGTAACTACTGGGGGAATAAATTTTCTTAGATTTCCCAGTATTTTAAATTGGCCGATTAAGAATTCTATAAGGCCTCCAACCAAAACTGCACCCCACATCGCTGGGAAACCATATGTTGCGGTAACTCCACCCATTGCAGTTAGAACAGATGATGATGGACCCTGTACGATGGGCAATCTGTTTCCTATGGTCGTCTGTATAATGGTCCCCACACCCATTGCTAAAAAACATGTGCTAATCATAATAGGAATAATACTGTCTGGTAGACCTGCTAAAGACACAAACATCCCTGCCCAAATAAAGGGCGTAAAATCTACTAAAGTGATTTGAAAGGCATAAAAAAGCGTTTCCCACCATCTTTTGGGTCTATCCTCAATCCCATAAAGAAGGTCTATGGTACTTTCAATTTCGACGTCAAAAACCGGCTGCTCATCTTTGCTAATAACCTGCTCACTAACCATTTATATCCCCCCTAGTCATATTTATTTAAATACATGCCTCTGTTCTACATTACCCTCTCTATATTTATTGACCTCCTTCCTTCTTTATTTTGAAATATAAGGGACATGTATTTCAGCATTTTGACGACAACCTTAAAGTTTTATTGTTTTTGATAATTGTAAAAATGCCAAAACCGATAGCGTTTTTGTCCTAGATAAGTTTATTTCCAAGTTCTATTGCCTAAAAAGAAATTTCTTGCCCCATTCCCCATTAATCAAATTTCTAAAAATAATCTATTCTCCCTATTGATTATCCTCTCATTTCACTAAGGAAACTTGTACATAATAATCAATATGTAAGGGGCATTGCTTTTATTCAAATTATTTATTTTTGTTTTCCCATATTCTTTTCCATAGGGATTGAATAAAAACTTAGAAAAGTAGCCTTAAGAGGTAGCAATAAAGACCACACTAGAGAGTGAAATCTTTAGTGTGGTCTTTTGAATTTAATTTTGTCCCAACATTTCTATTATTTTAAGCTTTTCCGATATACCATGTATAAACTGTGGGACTTCTTCTATGTGTTGTGCAATAGCTTTAGCTTTACCTGGCTTTGATGATATACTATATTCTTCTGAAATTCGTTGTTCTATAAGATTGTAATCTTGAATCGCATCTCGTAAATATGATTCAAAATCTTTACCAAAATAAGCAAAATTGTCCTTCACAATACAATCTCCAATTTTTGTACTCCAATTTTCTTCATTAAATATATCCTTAAATATCTTTCTAGTTTGTGTATCATTTCTATCACAGTCAAAGATGGCATAACAATTATAACCATATGCTTTGAAAAGTCTCCAATATAAAGGAATTGCATCTTTTCCACGACAATTAACAATCTCTGTTCCATGTTCTGCCAAAGAATAGCCTATACGTTTTAAATAGACGGGCAAGGCAAAATATTCTGTTGCACCTTCTACTAATATAATTGTTTCCGCAAACATTCCTTTAAGTTGATCTAAAAAGAGCTTTGTCGAGTAAAAATCCACAATATTATCCGGAGATA from Irregularibacter muris encodes:
- a CDS encoding H-type small acid-soluble spore protein; amino-acid sequence: MDHERAVKIMNSLENINVTYNGDSVWIEGIDHESQEVQVTILCTHEMTRVPINQLKEIGPVSGMI
- a CDS encoding amidohydrolase family protein, producing MLLIKNTKILDVDENMDILINDEGRYEKILKDIEVKDYEGCQVIDAKGMLATPTFVNTHMHFDKAYTSLVARDSKEETLEESIKIMHDRKRNYSVEDVKNRAVRAIKECVAYGTTKIRTNVDIDNMAGLIGLEGVVLAKEECKDICDLQIVAFPQEGIFNNEGTEKLMWEAMEKGADVVGGMPAAEWLDGYAKKHVELVFEIAKKYDALIDMHMDQSKDMFDRSLEYTAVRSIEEGMQGRVTGGHCTSIAYQNHSHAKKVMEILRIADFNVCTNTQTLAIMGVDSEPRTRGVTRIREMVEMGINVATAQDTICDGFHLYGTGDPLDYGLICAYTAQYNTPKTARIVFDMLTKNSARIFAPEEKYGIEVGNVADLNIIDAPNVQEALRLRASRPYIIKKGKIIGSFERKQVLF
- a CDS encoding amidohydrolase, with product MILIRNAKIWTMSGEIIQEGSILIEKGKIKEVGQDVVAPLDAKIIDAEGGNILPGFIEAHCHIGLFEDGLGFEGEDGNEMTHPITPNLRAIDAINPMDRSFQEARENGITTCITGPGSTNVIGGQFAAVKTYGQRVEDMLLKEPIAMKCAFGENPKRVYSSQKKSPVTRMATAALLREALMEAKEYAKKKERAESEKDQPKWDMKMESLVKVLNKEIPLKAHAHRADDILTAIRVAKEFDVNMTLDHCTEGHLIADIIKEEGLDAIVGPTLSSRSKIELNNLTFKTPEVLNKKGVRIALTTDHPVVPVQYLPVCAALATREGMEELEALRAITLYPAQIVGIEDRVGSIEVGKDADLVLIKDHPLDFRSKVRMTIINGEVVYDRGEIA
- a CDS encoding uracil-xanthine permease family protein, coding for MVSEQVISKDEQPVFDVEIESTIDLLYGIEDRPKRWWETLFYAFQITLVDFTPFIWAGMFVSLAGLPDSIIPIMISTCFLAMGVGTIIQTTIGNRLPIVQGPSSSVLTAMGGVTATYGFPAMWGAVLVGGLIEFLIGQFKILGNLRKFIPPVVTGSVVTVIGFVAARISITWIFTNPNKIDLILALVAFLLALTLKFRFKGLLSNGFVLFAVIIVGVIIATPLGRYDWSAVAETPWFSMPKLFPFRGYEGINKPFILLGAAIIGGFTGYIGSMFESLGDYAATCAISKEVYRVKHINKGIAAEGLGCISSGLLGALPVTSYTQNIGIIAATGVASRLITQIAAVMFLFYGLSPKLAMMLASIPRPVVGGVFAISASLIMFSGIEVIMSEKQSMENNLIAGTTIGAGVIVPLFTATAGAAWVSTFGEFGRMYMSNNIFIAVTVGIVMNLLISHILVRPENKNPVETNKSQE